CCCTGTAACCATTCGGTAGAGGCTTTATTAAAATCCTGCCGTTTGCTTTCGTTTAGCGGGGGGGTATTGGAAATAGAGGCGTTTTACAGTTTTCATAAAGAAAGGCTGGAAACGCCAAAAAACCGCCAAATTGTGGAGGATACATTAAAAGAACTTTTGGGTGTTCCCATTAGATTGAAGTGCCGTTTGGGAAAAAGGTTTTCGGAAAGCGAAGATTTAAGCGACAAAAACATTTCCGAACCGGAAAAAAAGGAGGTTGCCGAAGTGGCAAAGAGTGTGTTGGAGGTGTTTGATGGGGGGGTAGAGATTTGAATTTTAGATAGGGGTTCTTCCTTCCATCGCCCTTCCTAGTGTAGTTTCATCCGCATATTCTAAACTTGCTCCGGTTGGCAAACCTCGTCCTATCCTAGTGATTTTTATCTTTTCATTTACCTTATTGCTTATTTCTTTTTCCACTAATTTGGCGATATAAAAAGAAGTTGTTTCTCCTTCCATAGTAGGGTTTAACGCCAAAATAATTTCCTTAATCTCATTTTTGCCAGCAAGCCTTTTTATAAGGTCGTTAATATAAATTTCATCGGGGCCAATACTTTGCAAGGGATTAATAACCCCGTGCAGAATATGATATAACCCATTGTAACGCGCTCTCTCCAAAGCCAATGCGTCCAAAGGGGTTTCTACCACAGCTATAACGCTATTGTTGCGAGAAGCGCTTGAACAAATTTCGCAGGGGTCTACTATATCTATATTTTTGCAAATCGCGCACATTTTTGTATCAGTTTTTATACGAGTTAGGGTATCGGCAAAATTTTCCAGTTCGGTTTGGGGATTATGCAGTAGGTAAAAGGTTAGTCTTTGGGCGGTTTTAGGTCCAATACCGGGGAGTTTTTCAAAA
This is a stretch of genomic DNA from Patescibacteria group bacterium. It encodes these proteins:
- the recR gene encoding recombination mediator RecR — its product is MKIPKPIENLIEHFEKLPGIGPKTAQRLTFYLLHNPQTELENFADTLTRIKTDTKMCAICKNIDIVDPCEICSSASRNNSVIAVVETPLDALALERARYNGLYHILHGVINPLQSIGPDEIYINDLIKRLAGKNEIKEIILALNPTMEGETTSFYIAKLVEKEISNKVNEKIKITRIGRGLPTGASLEYADETTLGRAMEGRTPI